tttttttttaaacagtagaACATATTTTAGCTCTTATTTTTCTACGTTTGTAATTTTCACCTAAAGCCTGCGTGCATTTCCTGAGCTGAAATGTGCCGTTctatatgcaagaaaaaaaaaaaaagcccatgAAAAGTTTTTGTGAAAGAATTAAAATGTAGCCGACCACCAGCTCATCTTTCTGCGCTACATTTTGAAATTCTGCTGACGTGTTTCAGCCTTTTCATGGTTCCCAGTTTTTAATgacatgtatatttttgtgattgtttaCCTTTTTGAATCCTCCATGCCTGAAATTACttgaagtgtgtgtgtctgttgaTCTCTTTCCAGGTTATAGTAGCCTCTTTTACAGCTAGCGTGCCATTATCCTGTTAATGTTGACATTAGATGTGAGTTGTGAACACTAACACACTTGTAGAAGCGGAACCTCCTCCAGGTTATTTACTACTGTTATTAGAACTGTAGTAAATACAGATTCTGTAGCTTTGTGGCCTTTTCACAGTGAAACACTTAGTAATTTCTCTacacaataaatattgtttggaacaatatttatgtttttatcatctcATCCACAAGAATTCTTCTTGTTCTGCATTCCAAAAACAGAGAGGTCCTTCCTCCATCATCAGAACGTTTCTTTGAACTCCATCTGGACCAATCAGACACTTTGGAAGTGATGCGTTGTGATGTAACTTCCTGGCTGAATGAAAACGTTCCTGttctgtttcattgtgtttagATGTGCGGTTCAGCAGATTTCTAATTAAAGTGAGACGCCATTGAAATGATGATTTGCTgtttaatgtggaaaataaaaacaaacgtgACTGTCATCTGTGTGTTATGGTGCCATCTAGTGGCACCATAACTCTGGTCATCACCTTTTATTGTGATTAAAGGTTCTGTTGAAACAAGGCTTTGTGAGGCTTCTTTAAATCTACCCAAGGTGTAAAACATAACCTACAggctgtaaataaatgttacagtaGCGCCATATTCACACTCTGGGTGTCGTATAGCAACAATAAGAACGTTATTGATCTGTAAAGATTAGCAGCTTTCTTTGTGTTCCAGAAACGGAGTCCAAAGTAAATCTGTAATCAATGTTTATTGAAGACAGAATGAGTCGGCAGAGTAAAGTGGATAATTATTAACATTTCAGTTGTTATTGCAGATTATGGGGGCaaagtgttagtttttttttaacaatgtttttacatgGACATAAAATTAGTTCAAATCTCCTTTTAACAAAATGTGCATCTACTGCAGAAAAATGAAGGGACAGATGAAATGAGAAACACTTGTTTCTTATTAAAGATATTAATGTCAAACCGAGTTAAAGTGAGTAGATACAAAATTGTGtcaaaggattttatttattatggtcaaataaatgcaatcatttgtatttatttacaaatgagGTTGTGTCATTAGATCACAACCTTAACCTCACGCTCACTGCACTGCAGGAAGCCACGCCACTTGTGGAAACTTTTGAggtggcctagttaaagtttACACCTAAATCCAGTTGAAAACATCAAATGGACCGAAAAAGCTTTCAGGTTGTCTCCATATGGATTTAAATGAATCACCAAGAATGACAATGCgttaaaaatcatattttgtaTGTATTCATGTTAATCTATATACTgtttgtttacaaaacaaacaagctttaGTAATTCAtcattaaattgaaatttagCAAATTCTATCATCAGAGGTTATTAATGGCTAAAAGCAGGACAATTTTAAAGACATGTTAGAATGTTTCTTGAGAAAGGAACTGTTTGCTGCAATATTCAAATTCAATAGAGTTTGTTTATAAACATCTCAAGACCTTTTCCATATTCTTCTTGCTGATTTACCCTAATCACATTCAGTTCCATTTTAGTTCAGTATTTGTTCTACAACATTAGAGTCAACTTGTCAAAGTTTTATTCCAACTCGCAAAGTTTTCTAAGGAGTCCCAGCTGGTTGCAGCAGTCCTTCAGACTGAGCATGTATGTAGCaccagtggagaggaaaaacaggaCGGagcctccagcagaaccagaaccagaaccagaacctggctcagtgtGAACGGCCGTCTGACCGCAGAAGCTCTAAGTTCTGCCTGTCCAGTTATTGTCTTCATTACTCCTGGAAATATTTCTGCCTTCTCATCCCTCATCTGAAGTTACCTTGGTAACGTTTTGATCACATTATGGGTGAGGCAATGATTAAACTAAACTCACCAGGCTGTCTTCACCTCACACCTGTGGCATTATGTGAGAACATCTACTCCCAGCTGAAATgatcatatttaataattattgaacAGGACAGTCCAGAGAATTATTATCAAAGGATTAGTGAAATCAAAACTTCCAAGATGCTCAAATTCTAATCTGGACCAGATTTAAACTGATTCCACGtcgtctttgtgtttgttcacaaaACGTGCGGCTACTATGGTGGAATGCAGAGGGTTTGCTGCCCTCTTGTGGTGAAACGCTCGCATATTTCTTGCAAACAACAGTCAGTGTGAAGTCATCTGACCTGGAGGAGGTAAAACGTGTCACTGAcactaaaaataatgtttccacTAACATAGTTCATCTGAAgaaataaattagaagaaaGTAATGACCAATCAGCGTCTGGAtctttggaaaaattaaaagatgaacTCTTTCTGTAAGTCACTGAATCAAAGCcgctgtaacacagactgcttcAGGAGATCTGTCCTGTCCACAGTCGTCAGCATCTACAGTAACTTAAGAATTTTGAAATGATATGAGTTactacaacatttaattttcctctgggatcaataaagtatttttgagttgaatttgaataaaatcatgctttgacaaacttcacaaaaaaacaaaaaacaaaaaaaaaggcaacaaaacacCTAAACATACAAACTCAAAACCCAAAACTTCAAATCATCCGTCTCaaaaattctaacatttttacaaacgttccagaagaaagaaataaaaacacaaaagcatcaaaacacaacattttgacaatttcaaagacaaattaaaaagagcTGGAACAATTTTTACTTGGAGTATAAACTCACCCATTCTAtcaaattcatttaattattattttatagatttttaaagactttttcaaatttacatgATCAGCGATTAATGATAATGACAGAAGGCAACATGTTCCAGCAAATAGTTGCTCTACCagctgtttattgttttattagagCATTAGTTAATAAATAGAAAGCAACAATAATTCCTGTTAAAAGTATGTTTACTATAGGTGAGCATAACTGTGAGAAAAGACTAGATGGTTTATGTCAAATGCAATAAGTGTTCCTGATCCCACAGAATGAGAAGCTCTCCCCCAGCATGATGCCTCCACCGCCGTGCATCACTCATTCCTCGTGTTTTGCTTTGGAATAGAATCCAGTCTTCACAGAtctgtttggaaataaaagttAGAAATCGGCAGTACTTCCagtctttgctgtttttctgactcACTACGTTTCCAACAGAAGTTTCCTCAAGCTGAGCAACAATTCATGATAAACGGAGGAAACTAAACTACAGTATGAAATGTCTCCTCCCTCTTTCTGTGTTCCACTTCCTTCTTCGcttggatgtttttgttgcttgctctctattttttgtttctcctccatcTTGCCTGCTCATCTCCGCCTCCTTCCCCTCGGCGCCCGCGTCTCCCTGGACCTCCATCCCGTTCCAGCAGAGGTCTGGCCAACCCGGAGGTGGGAGTGCGGCCTCGCAGCTCCATAAATCCAGCCTGTAATCGGCGTGTACCGGCCATAATGAGCTGCAGATAGCACAAATATGCTGATTATCTCCCAACATGAGGGGGCAGATGCTTGGACGCTCACTTTGTTGAAGCAGTTCCAGTGGCATAAATAGCTGTCTGTACATGGACATGGGCAacagcacatacacacacacacacacacacacacacacacacacacacacacacacacacacacacacacacacacacacacacacaggtttcaTTGACATGTGTGTGTGCCTGCgtgtgtgaggaggaggagaacgcAAATACCATGACCAAAACCTCCAGCATCGTCCGCGTTTCAGAGCTCAtcagtttgttggttttttcaTCCCAAAGATCAGCTCAGGCTAAAGAATAATACCGAaccggcccaaggcataaatGAACTGTGCCACCAAATCACTTCTATTAGTTTTTGAGACTGAGAGGCCAGTACTATTACATTTGATTTGATGGTTTCACAAAAGATAGATTAAAAGACTGACCTTTGTAAAAGTGCCAAATATAATCTTCACCGTTAAACTCTGATGCCATgagttcaatatttttttatttttacatttaagcaAAGTTTGTTCAGAATTAAACAGATTTCACGACTAAAATCTGTCGTGAGTTGATCAGTGGGTCTCTGGAGTTCAGTTTCAACCAGTTAAATCAAATTATAACCTGGATAAACTGATTTATTCCAgtcttacttttacttttggtttgtaactttaactaaaatgtttttgttttgttttttttacatatttgttaaaactgtcaccatgttgtgacagtagctgtagcgtagcagagagcaagggagAAGGTATGAGCGCCGCAAAACAggttgactgacagcactaagttTTTACACTTGATCTCTCAAGTGTAAAAACTTGAGAGATCAAGTTTTTACACATAAGGCACTGTGTCCTTATGCAGGACACAGTGACAGTTTAACAAGTGGACTAtgtaagtatatatatatatacttatatatatatatatatatatatagatatatatatatatatatatatatatatatatatagacccTTATTAAATAGGTCTAAGACTTCAGTGCTGATATTATCAGAGCCAAACAGAAAGGAACATTCTGCgtttttcaacagattttcaccttttcttttcttttcttttcttttcttttcttttctcccacTGCCGCTtcaataatttcttcagtttgtttttccgTAACCTCTGCTTTACTTCAGCAACTCCAGATTAGTCACCAGTACACACTATGGGAACCAGAGGACCCCCTGCTCTCCCCCTCTCCAGACATGGAGCAGATTTATAGAGCTAGCCTTGAACGCTGGGCTGTTGCTGGTGGAGCTGAGCCCATTCTGCTCAGAGAGAGCGATGACTTCAGCCCTGCTGCAGCGCTCTGCTCTGATTCACCCCACAAACACACCAACACCACAACCCGACCGTTATTTCACTGTACATATATGCAGATTAAAGACTCCAGGGAGTTCATTTGGATATTCAAAGAGCGAatactaaataaaatttgtaattaagcCACATGCTTCGGTTAGTCAGCTAGTGCTAGTTAATGTGTTGTCttcattttggacattttgttgtttttatgacgtaaCCAAACAAGCTGAGGAGCAAAGTGTGCAACTGTTGTTCATATACTGCTTTAACATGTCTGTTAATAAGGAGATGTTGTAGTTTTTCCAGACATTAGtgtcattttacagcacaacTGAGTAACTGTTACATTCAGTTTATACAAAAAAGTTGCATatgtcaaacatgacttaaagaaatttgacttaacTTGACACTTCGaaatgggcctctgtctctttaagaagctcctgttcaTTGAACACACACTGTACAGTTTCTCTGCTTTCATTTGTTCTGCATGGAAACAGATGACATTGTTTCTCCATTACATTTATTCTTCAGAAGTCGCTctatcatttgtttttctctctacaCAAAATCTATGTTTGTAGTTCTATGCTCctgcccatccatccatccattttctgttcacccttggtCCCTAATGGgctcaggagggttgctggtgtctatctccagctacgttccgggcgagaggcggggttcaccctggacaggtcgccagtctgtcgcagggcaacacagagacacacaactgttcacacacacactcacacctagggagaatttagagtgaccaattaacctgacagtcatgtttttggacggtgggaggaagccggagaacccggaaactcagggagaacatgcaaagtccatgcagaaagaccctgggccgggaatcgaacccaggaccttcttgctgtgcAGCCAACTTCTACGCTCCTGTCACAGCATTAATAGTCACCATCATTATGGATGCtaataacaataacaactcCCATTTTCTCATATAACATTGTGCAATGTCttataaattttaagaaatcctttattGTCTGGTTTCTATTATATTATATTCACTCGCATGTATTTGTTACTGAGCTGCTGTGACAGGGGATTTTTTCCACATCGGGGTTTAATGATAGAGTattgtcttgtcttgtcttgtcttgtcttgtcttgtcttgtattgtattgtattgtcttgtcttgtcttgtcttgtcttgtcttgtcttgtcttgtcttgtcttgtcttgtcttgtcttgtcttgtcttgtattgtattgtattgtaatgtcttgtattgtattgtattgtcttttattgtattgtattgtattgtattgtaatgtcttgtattgtattgtattgtattgtattgtattgtattgtattgtattgtattgtattgtattcaGACAGCAGGCTGGTTGATGAGCTGCTTCAGTTGTAAGACTATTCCCAGAAACTCAAGCTGAAGTCTGCTTTGGTCTGAATCATTACCCAACTGATTGATAATCTTTATTATCTTTAATTCTCTGCATTGATTTTATGGCTCTAACTGGCTGAAGAACGTAGTGGGAGCAACTCAGCAGCTGTGACTTCTATAACATGCAGTTCTATGACATGTATTCATACCGCTCAAACTTAGAGTAGATCTGCTCAGTGGTTGATGCATATGTTGGTCCGTCACATGTGATCCCCATAAACACATCGGAGGATACGGTTGTGAATAATGTGTAAAAGGTTCAGAGGGTAGGAATACTTTCTTCTGCAGGTTAATCATTAGGAATTATCGTCTGGTGACAGGTCCAGATCAGGCTTCCTTGACCTTTCTGACCTTGAAGTAAAAGCTCAGCCATCAGAGAACGCTCTTAGCTTTCTCTTCCGCTAAGGGGGATGTTTTCCCCTGAACGCGACCCGCAATCACGGCGCAAAGCGCGCCCGCTGGTGTTTTCATGGAACTGAAATGTTACATTCTACGGCGGAGCTGTAATAAGAACTAAGTGGTCTGACAGCTGCTGCGTTCCCACAACAatccctccctctctgctcgCCGGCCCGTCCATCCTGCCACTCCCACACAAAcccctattaaaaaaaaaaaagaaaaaagacaaaccttggcaaacatacattttatttcatttaaaaaaagtacacaGATGTCTAAATGCTTACAGAAAGAATCTGAAAAGACGTTAAATCAGGATAATTGGTTACACactgttccttcatgttgtgatTTGTGGAGTAATTAGTCAAGAGATTCAGactttttatttcctcacaTCAAACCCCTTCCTGACAGTCTGGTGCTTGTCCCTTGAGGAGaagaaaactttcaaacaagtgtaaatttaaatcatgttatggtgtgtatgtgtgtgtgtgtgtgtgtgtttacatctaCATACACTATGTATGTATGTAAATTTGGACGCCCTCGttaatcttttcacattgtgtGACGTTACATCCAAGaactttgctgtattttatcaggattttctgtgataataagaatagaaatgaaaacactctgcaaaaactacaaatcttaccaagttttgtttgtttgtttgtttgtttgtctagcCTCTAATGCAGATATCTTAATACGCTTCAGTTAagagaaaaatgacaagaaacCTTTCAACAAGATACAGGAGCtcgttttgagtcaataatcattgagcataaataaaaagtactagttGCACTGGCAGATTCTTACACTTTAAATGAGATATTTTCCCCGTGTTGTCAGTCAATCTAGTTTATtagtacagcacatttcagcaataacacagttcaaagtgctttacatcataaaaacacaaacttacaaagtcataaaaaatcAAACAGTCAACAAAATACACCATAAAGTCAAAGGTGAACTAATCTCTCAAATGAAattagaactttaaaaaaaaaaatcaaaattaggaaattatttacttaaaacaagctcctatatcttggtgaaaagttacttgtaaattagttcattcttatttcaagtgaactaagatatttggactataaaacaaagacaaaaatacttggtaagattttaagatttttgctgtgtggttttcacttttttattgatttattttttacaattacaaaaacaaacaagaaatcatacataaaatcaaatcatgtcctaataaaatacattgaactttgtgtttgtaatgtgacaaaatgtgaaaatgatcaGTACGCTTAAATACTtgtgaaaacagaggaaaatctGCAGACAGGCAGTCAGAATGATGGAGGATGTATAACCAGGTCTAGTGCAAGGACTGACAGAAAAGTTGAATAAATGATTattaaaaagcatgttttctttttattaaacaacTGAGATCTTTCCTCCTGATCCCGTCATGGCGACTGACTACTAAATTGATAAAGTAGTCTGGAATCGGGTTACCGCTGTTCGtctggggtcagaggtcgggCCGGGTCGTGGCCGTGCCGAGGCCTCGGATTGGCTGACAGCAGATCTCCAACAGTGCCACAGTAGAGCAGGGAACGCATGGGCCACTTCTGAGGACAGAGCAGGACAAAACGTCAGCATTGGTCATAACAGCTCAAATACAACATACATGCATATTTAAATTCATGAATGTTAAAATCATCTCAATGATGGACGTCATTTGGAACACATTCAGTCCAGTGATGCTCATATCAATATATACATGTAGAAAACACAGTCATGAGTCAGGTGAAGCATCCAACAgtcaaaacagaaagcagaggTTTCCAAAATGCCCAAAAAGGTTCTTTACCTGGCACAGTTAGattctaaattattttcttttaacaaagaaaTTTCTTTCTCTTAATGAATGAGACAGGCATCTttacaaaaagatgaaaatcacATATTATAAGAagtattcattaaaaatataatttctctgTCGTCTCTATATGTGGGTTGAATGAAAAGATTACTTTAAGCATGAGTGGAACAAGGTTGTGAATAATTCTGGgccacaaaaacactaaacaatCAAACTCACCACCGCCTTCTGTAAAGCCATAAAACTGAATCCTTCACATCCTCATCTCTTGTTAGCATATGAATCACTTCTTTTCCTTCTGGATGTTTGGCCAAGCATTTTTATAGTGGGTGCAGGTTTAATTCTTAAAAGTTTGCCTGATCACTATCTATCCATTCAGataactggaataaaaaaaacaaagagtgtGTTTTATGTATCAGGACTGAGCTGTACTCTATTCCAGTGTTTTAACTGGCTTGGGGGTGACAGAGGGCGTCACCCCCAGAAGTCACGACTTCATCCAGGAAGTCATGGTAGAACCTCCACCGTCTGACGTGACGGATCTCTTTAAGAAAGCTTAGAGGTGAGTCTGGTTGTATCACAGTGTTGGAGCAGATTTACTCTACAAAAGAGGTTGAATGGGACATTTCCCCTGTTGCATGCTTGACTTTAttatagtaaaaacaaaatggatccTTTCCTGGTTCaagcaataaagaaataatgcgataaaaattataaaaatataaccaGGAGGGAAGGAAACAGCAGAACCTCTGACTTTATGCAAACATGTCATCTAGCAGTGATGGAAACATTTATCTAGCAGGCCACCCACGGCACATAGAGTTTAGCTTTCAGCTGTTAGTTCCTTACTTTGACAGGATGCAGGTACCCGCCCGGCCTGGAGGGGGCAGTGTGCTCTGCCACCGCTCCGTCCTGATCCAACGTCTCGGTCAGGTATGCTATGTAGTTAGTAGCCAGGACCAGGACATCCAGCTTGGACAGTTTGGTGTCTGGTGGGACTGAAGGCAGAGCTGCCTGGgaggaaatgtttaatttttatttttttataaaaaccgATGAGAGAAAAATCTGCTCTGAGTGAAAGGAGGTGAAaataacagaacagaaaaaatagGGATTATAAAAATAGCCTTGTgacacctgtgtgtgtgtcggcgtgtgtgtatgtgtgtgtatcagGTTTTTATATCCTGTTGGGGGGTGTGGGGAAcaactgctccttgtggggacattttcttggttCCTATAAggagaaatgctgtttttgggttaggggttaggactttatttaagtttatttgatagggacaaacacattcacataaCCAAACTGAGCAgaacagcagtcccatgtttgcGTCATAGTGGAATAGCAATAGCTAATTCACAGCACTTGTCCTTAGATGGGTTTCTAAACATCACATCTTAAAACTAGTAAAAATtgaagtaataataatttaaaatagcaGAACATAATGTTGACAACATATACAaacagtgaaacataaaacattaagaatGGATACAGTTCTTTTTTGTCATAACCAGATGCTTGTTGAACATATTGAAACTAGTTACAGACTTTAAATTGGGGTTGGGGGTAAGAtatgtagaaaatgaatggaaattaACGTAAGGTCCCCACAAGTCATGAAAACAcgaatgcgtgtgtgtgtgtgtgtgtacctgcaGGCTGTGGAAGGCCTGCCGCAGGTTGCGCACTCGGCTCCTCTCTCGCGCTGCATTTTCTGGAGAGTGCTGGACCCTTGGGGGCCTGCTCTGGACCACGGGGCCACAGGCGGGAGCCGAGCTGAACCTGGACCCACACACAGTCTGCTCCTGAAACACACAGCACACTTTAAACAACCGGCGTTTTATCTGATCTCCAGTTCCGTTTAGAACGACGTCTCTAAATTACGGGGCTCTGTGTCTTTTGTCAGCTTTAGAGCCGCTCAGATTTCCGGCTCTCACGCTGATCGAACCAAactggaaaagagaaaagcagtgGTGGGCTCCAGACAGGTGGACTGACAGACGGAAGgtttatttgttagttttgaCAGGGTTCAGTATTTTCCTTTCAGATTTACTCAAgataaaaatggagaaaatgaagcttgaacatttatttccaatgtgacttttattattaatcatcTTCCAAATTCCTCCATAAAACATCTGAGTGACCATTGAAATAAtaccagtttttaaattaaattgtcaGTCAGATTTACATATAAACTATATCTGGATGATGTCACCAATATAATATGCATTTCCAGAGGAAACcttgtatttatttgtgctGCGTTAAGCAGGCTTATCAATTCATTACACAtctctagagaaaaaaaatcaattctctTAATCAAATCTTAATGCTTAAGAACAATCCTAATAGCTACATGATGACcttgaataaacaaaatatataatttccccttaattttgtattaataaacgATTCAGCTTGTTTTAGATGTTTGC
The Gambusia affinis linkage group LG22, SWU_Gaff_1.0, whole genome shotgun sequence DNA segment above includes these coding regions:
- the LOC122824814 gene encoding transcription factor 24-like, with protein sequence MNFPHSSLLRSKANLHPANENTPSHSDLSPPDALGVCCGSPAEPIAVNPLEGLMSVTVNQQLVHQSPAAAADHPAAPQGHRESATSSRQEPRKWEQTVCGSRFSSAPACGPVVQSRPPRVQHSPENAARERSRVRNLRQAFHSLQAALPSVPPDTKLSKLDVLVLATNYIAYLTETLDQDGAVAEHTAPSRPGGYLHPVKKWPMRSLLYCGTVGDLLSANPRPRHGHDPARPLTPDEQR